Proteins from a single region of Chryseobacterium sp. T16E-39:
- a CDS encoding thioredoxin family protein, producing the protein MSEKFKELINSERPVLIDFFATWCQPCKVQSSVLTTVKENVGEAARIIKVDVDQYPAIASQYGVRGVPTLAIFKEGELLWKESGVHDVNTLTQLLKQYE; encoded by the coding sequence ATGTCAGAAAAATTTAAAGAACTTATTAATTCCGAACGACCTGTTTTAATTGACTTTTTTGCTACATGGTGCCAGCCATGTAAAGTCCAGTCATCGGTATTAACTACAGTAAAAGAAAATGTTGGCGAGGCAGCACGAATTATCAAAGTAGATGTAGATCAATATCCTGCAATCGCCTCACAATACGGAGTAAGAGGAGTTCCGACTCTAGCTATATTTAAAGAAGGAGAACTTCTGTGGAAGGAAAGTGGCGTCCATGATGTCAATACTTTAACCCAACTCTTAAAACAATATGAATAA
- a CDS encoding AAA family ATPase — translation MPYLSRIYLNDDHPKDFPFNLPFLSNGLDLKFRSNVTFFVGENGIGKSTLLEAIAEKCGFNVSGGNRNHNYSSHKTESELSEYLTLSWDTKTAQGFFMRAESFFNFATYIDEVAQEDRRVLDAYGGKSLHQQSHGEAFLSLFHNHFQKGIYILDEPESALSPQRQLSLLSIIHKLEKSRQAQFIISSHSPILMSYPDAEVYLLDDKIQQIHYKETEHYQLTKSFLESPELYFRHLFEDI, via the coding sequence ATGCCTTACTTATCCCGGATCTATTTAAATGATGATCATCCAAAAGATTTCCCCTTCAATCTTCCTTTTCTAAGCAACGGATTGGATCTTAAATTTAGAAGTAATGTCACCTTTTTCGTTGGAGAAAATGGAATTGGCAAATCGACATTATTGGAAGCCATTGCAGAAAAATGTGGGTTCAACGTATCAGGAGGCAACCGAAATCACAATTATAGTTCCCACAAAACAGAATCTGAACTATCAGAATATCTGACACTTTCATGGGACACAAAAACCGCACAAGGTTTTTTCATGAGAGCGGAAAGCTTTTTTAACTTCGCTACCTATATTGACGAGGTAGCACAGGAAGACAGGAGGGTTCTGGATGCTTATGGTGGAAAATCATTGCATCAACAATCACATGGCGAAGCATTCTTATCATTATTCCACAATCATTTTCAGAAAGGCATTTATATTCTCGATGAGCCAGAGTCTGCCCTTTCCCCGCAAAGACAGCTTTCCCTATTATCGATTATTCATAAATTAGAAAAGTCCCGACAAGCTCAGTTTATCATTTCCAGCCATTCCCCTATTTTAATGAGCTATCCCGATGCAGAAGTTTATCTACTGGACGATAAAATTCAACAAATCCATTATAAAGAAACCGAACACTATCAACTTACAAAGAGTTTTTTAGAATCCCCGGAGCTGTATTTTCGGCATTTATTTGAAGATATTTAA
- a CDS encoding nitrilase-related carbon-nitrogen hydrolase: protein MKIKGLNLDIVWKDKNENFRLIEEELNDQEADLFLLPEMFSTGFCMDASEVSDRNEEALEFLKKISKQKNTAFCGSAPVAENGNFYNRMYFVKPDSTVVFYDKRHLFSFSGEDKVYTPGKERVIVEYKGIRFFLQVCYDLRFPVFARNNDDYDAILYVANWPDKRVGAWEHLLKARAIENLSYVFGLNRIGTDGNNLFYQESSHCFFADGKEIAQKDKNIVSAELSIDELVDFRKHFQFLNDRDHFSIQI, encoded by the coding sequence ATGAAAATTAAGGGATTAAATTTAGATATTGTCTGGAAAGATAAAAATGAAAACTTTCGTTTAATAGAAGAAGAGTTGAATGATCAGGAGGCTGATCTTTTTCTCTTACCTGAAATGTTTTCTACTGGTTTTTGTATGGATGCTTCTGAAGTTTCAGATAGAAATGAGGAAGCCCTGGAGTTTTTGAAGAAGATTTCAAAACAAAAAAATACAGCATTTTGTGGTAGCGCCCCTGTAGCAGAAAATGGAAATTTCTATAACAGAATGTATTTTGTGAAACCTGATTCAACAGTTGTTTTTTATGATAAAAGACATTTGTTTTCTTTCTCAGGAGAAGATAAAGTGTATACACCTGGAAAAGAAAGAGTAATCGTGGAATATAAAGGAATCCGGTTTTTTTTACAGGTTTGTTATGATCTCCGTTTTCCTGTCTTTGCAAGGAATAATGATGATTATGATGCAATTCTGTATGTGGCCAATTGGCCGGATAAGAGAGTAGGTGCATGGGAACATTTGTTAAAAGCCCGGGCTATTGAGAATTTATCTTATGTTTTTGGATTAAACAGAATAGGAACAGACGGAAATAACTTATTCTATCAGGAAAGCTCACATTGTTTTTTTGCTGACGGAAAAGAGATTGCTCAGAAGGATAAGAACATTGTATCTGCAGAATTGAGTATCGATGAGCTTGTGGACTTCAGAAAACATTTCCAGTTTTTAAATGACAGAGATCATTTTTCAATTCAAATTTAA
- a CDS encoding rhodanese-like domain-containing protein yields MRNQIWGFIFVTSALLSACKTSTTATAQNNALPNIKEVVNSNDVTLVDVRVPEQYKEGTAKNAINIPLADIQSNIGSLKGKKVVVFCNKGIQADQAVQILKKNGVDVYDGTSWKNVKAIQEENAAPK; encoded by the coding sequence ATGAGGAATCAAATCTGGGGATTTATCTTTGTAACATCTGCTCTTTTAAGTGCTTGTAAAACATCAACTACAGCTACAGCACAAAACAACGCTTTACCCAATATTAAAGAAGTGGTTAATAGCAATGATGTTACTTTAGTAGATGTAAGAGTCCCTGAACAATATAAAGAAGGAACCGCAAAAAATGCGATTAATATTCCGTTGGCAGATATTCAAAGCAATATCGGCTCTTTAAAAGGCAAAAAAGTAGTTGTTTTTTGTAATAAAGGAATACAGGCAGATCAGGCTGTGCAAATTTTAAAGAAAAATGGCGTGGATGTTTACGATGGAACAAGCTGGAAAAATGTAAAAGCCATCCAGGAAGAAAACGCCGCTCCCAAATAA
- a CDS encoding helicase HerA-like domain-containing protein — MADKKQFIDELSARYTPKGEHIILGKGMLDGEVITEVNVTIPLKTINRHGLIAGATGTGKTKTLQVFAEQLSHAGIPSLVLDIKGDFSGIAEAGEMNPIIEERYAKTGLPYNPQAFPVELMSISGGAGVKLRATVTEFGPVLLSKILELNDTQQSIMSIVFKYCDDKGLPLIDLNDLKKVLQYVTDNAQGKAELSANYGSIASASLGTILRSIVALEQQGAAGFFGELSFDVQDLLETRDGKGVVNILRVADIQNKPQLFSTFMLSLFAEIYMTFPEEGDSGKPKLVLFIDEAHLIFNEASKALLSQIETMVKLIRSKGVGIYFITQIPGDVPENVLSQLGLKIQHALRGFTAKDKKEISKAVENYPTTEFYNASSLIQNLGIGEAFVTALDEKGIPTPLVHTYLISPESRMDVLNDAEVSDLVSKSALVAKYQEDINKESAYEMLTNRMEQAAQNPAPTQKSRQVKEEPGMFEQVLQSKAGRTFTSTLMREGAKAVLGMFGLGGRRR; from the coding sequence ATGGCAGATAAAAAACAATTTATTGATGAATTAAGTGCAAGATATACTCCAAAAGGAGAACACATAATATTAGGAAAGGGAATGCTTGATGGAGAGGTTATTACGGAGGTGAATGTAACTATTCCTTTGAAAACCATCAATCGTCACGGTCTTATTGCCGGGGCAACAGGAACCGGTAAAACCAAAACTTTGCAGGTTTTTGCAGAACAACTGTCTCATGCAGGAATTCCTTCTTTAGTTTTAGATATTAAAGGGGATTTTTCAGGGATTGCAGAAGCTGGTGAAATGAATCCTATCATCGAAGAAAGGTATGCAAAAACCGGACTTCCATATAATCCGCAGGCATTTCCGGTAGAGTTGATGAGTATTTCCGGTGGTGCAGGAGTGAAATTAAGAGCTACGGTAACTGAATTTGGCCCTGTTTTATTAAGTAAAATATTAGAATTAAATGATACCCAACAAAGTATCATGTCCATAGTCTTCAAATATTGTGATGATAAAGGCCTTCCTTTAATTGATCTGAATGATTTAAAGAAAGTATTGCAGTACGTTACTGATAACGCTCAGGGTAAGGCAGAACTATCTGCTAATTATGGTTCGATTGCATCAGCATCTTTGGGGACAATTTTAAGATCAATTGTTGCTTTGGAACAACAGGGAGCGGCTGGATTTTTTGGAGAGTTAAGTTTTGACGTTCAGGATTTGCTTGAGACAAGAGATGGTAAAGGAGTGGTCAATATTTTAAGAGTTGCTGATATCCAAAATAAGCCACAGTTGTTTTCTACATTTATGCTGTCTCTTTTTGCAGAGATCTATATGACTTTTCCTGAAGAAGGGGATAGTGGGAAACCAAAATTGGTATTATTTATTGACGAGGCCCACTTAATCTTTAATGAAGCTTCTAAAGCATTGCTTTCCCAAATAGAAACAATGGTAAAACTAATCCGTTCAAAGGGTGTTGGAATTTATTTTATTACACAGATTCCCGGGGATGTTCCAGAAAATGTTCTTTCTCAGTTGGGATTAAAAATCCAGCATGCCTTAAGAGGATTTACAGCAAAAGATAAAAAAGAAATTTCTAAAGCTGTTGAAAACTATCCTACAACAGAATTCTATAATGCTTCAAGCCTGATTCAAAATTTAGGAATAGGAGAAGCTTTTGTGACTGCTTTAGATGAAAAAGGAATTCCTACACCTTTGGTTCATACCTATTTGATCTCTCCGGAATCCAGAATGGATGTTCTGAATGATGCGGAGGTTTCTGATCTGGTAAGTAAATCTGCTTTAGTTGCTAAATATCAGGAAGATATAAACAAGGAATCTGCTTACGAAATGCTGACTAACAGAATGGAACAAGCTGCGCAGAATCCAGCTCCTACTCAAAAATCAAGACAGGTAAAAGAAGAGCCTGGTATGTTTGAGCAAGTGTTGCAAAGTAAAGCGGGAAGAACATTTACTTCTACATTAATGAGAGAGGGAGCAAAAGCTGTTTTAGGAATGTTTGGGCTAGGAGGCAGAAGAAGATAA
- the rseP gene encoding RIP metalloprotease RseP produces MELAIKIFQFILSISILVILHELGHFLPAKWFKTKVEKFYLFFDPYFSIVKKKIGETEYGIGWLPFGGYVKIAGMVDESMDTEQLKQPAQPWEFRAKPAWQRLIIMMGGVTVNFFLAWLIYSCLSLFNGEMYTDLTKFDNGIGVTEAGKKMGFQSGDKIVSIDGKPAERLENSAINILFSDKVTVLRNGKEVTFKVNEDGVADVIKQREAKLYITPRIPMIIDSLATPSSKASGLAKGDRIIAINGKSTPFFDEVSSTLAENKGKTVSIEVTRGAEKQTISAPVDKNGKLGIAVDQKSLASVVTDKKYSFGESIPRGLERTIEALTMQVKQFKIMFNSKIQGYKNVGGPIAIVKSMPVNKAADGSFAINWPAFWSFTAMFSIWLAFLNLIPIPGLDGGHVIFTLYEIIVGKPVPQKVLENAQMIGVIFLLGLMLLIFGSDIFKIFTGKL; encoded by the coding sequence ATGGAATTAGCAATTAAAATTTTTCAATTCATATTAAGCATTTCTATCTTAGTTATTCTTCATGAACTTGGTCACTTTCTACCAGCTAAATGGTTTAAAACCAAAGTAGAGAAGTTTTACCTATTTTTCGATCCTTACTTTTCTATAGTAAAGAAAAAAATCGGTGAGACTGAATATGGTATCGGATGGCTTCCTTTTGGAGGATATGTGAAAATTGCCGGAATGGTGGATGAAAGTATGGATACGGAGCAATTGAAACAGCCTGCACAACCATGGGAGTTTCGTGCAAAACCAGCTTGGCAGAGATTAATCATTATGATGGGTGGGGTTACTGTAAACTTTTTCCTTGCCTGGTTAATATACAGCTGCCTTTCTCTTTTTAATGGAGAAATGTATACAGATCTTACCAAATTTGATAATGGTATCGGTGTAACGGAAGCTGGTAAAAAAATGGGATTCCAAAGTGGTGATAAAATCGTTTCTATAGATGGAAAACCTGCAGAAAGATTGGAAAATTCGGCTATTAATATACTTTTCAGTGACAAGGTTACTGTTCTTAGAAATGGAAAAGAAGTAACATTCAAAGTAAATGAAGATGGTGTAGCTGATGTGATCAAACAAAGAGAAGCAAAGCTGTACATTACACCTAGAATTCCGATGATCATTGACTCTTTAGCAACTCCTTCTTCTAAAGCATCCGGATTGGCTAAAGGCGATAGAATTATAGCAATTAATGGGAAATCTACCCCCTTCTTCGATGAAGTAAGTTCAACATTAGCAGAAAACAAGGGAAAAACAGTCAGTATCGAGGTAACCCGTGGTGCTGAAAAACAGACCATCTCTGCACCGGTAGATAAAAATGGTAAGTTGGGAATTGCAGTTGATCAAAAAAGTCTTGCAAGTGTAGTAACGGATAAAAAATATTCTTTTGGAGAATCTATCCCAAGAGGACTTGAAAGAACAATTGAAGCTTTAACTATGCAGGTAAAGCAATTCAAAATCATGTTCAATTCTAAAATTCAAGGATACAAAAATGTAGGCGGACCTATTGCAATTGTGAAATCGATGCCTGTAAACAAAGCTGCAGATGGTAGTTTTGCGATTAACTGGCCAGCGTTTTGGAGCTTTACAGCAATGTTCTCGATCTGGTTAGCATTTCTGAACCTTATCCCTATTCCAGGGCTTGATGGTGGACATGTTATTTTCACATTATATGAAATTATTGTTGGAAAACCAGTTCCTCAAAAGGTATTGGAAAACGCACAGATGATTGGTGTTATCTTCCTGTTAGGCTTGATGTTACTGATTTTCGGAAGCGACATATTCAAAATATTTACAGGAAAATTATAA
- a CDS encoding DUF6646 family protein, which produces MKKLVFIFMVIFCGATINAQAWNGKGDQKIQLGFSAWGYGTGITGTYDYGLNKLISVGAGLNGYFSGYKNNDNDNRVFIFGRVNFHLKEALQLPEKLDIYPGVDLGILGKDFGIGAHIGARYFFTEKIGVFAEVGNNGSLGVSLNL; this is translated from the coding sequence ATGAAGAAATTGGTTTTTATATTTATGGTAATCTTTTGTGGAGCTACCATAAATGCTCAGGCATGGAATGGAAAGGGAGATCAGAAAATACAGCTTGGTTTTAGTGCCTGGGGCTATGGAACAGGGATTACAGGAACTTACGATTATGGTCTCAATAAACTCATCTCCGTAGGAGCGGGCTTAAATGGTTATTTTAGCGGATATAAGAACAACGATAATGATAACAGAGTTTTCATTTTTGGAAGAGTCAATTTTCATTTAAAAGAAGCATTACAACTTCCTGAAAAGTTAGATATTTATCCGGGTGTCGATCTGGGTATCCTGGGAAAAGATTTTGGAATTGGTGCTCATATTGGTGCCCGCTACTTTTTCACAGAAAAAATCGGGGTATTTGCGGAAGTTGGAAACAATGGCAGCCTTGGAGTTTCTTTAAATTTGTAA
- a CDS encoding S41 family peptidase, whose product MRKIFVSVLAAFAAIQVSAQEKSYFLSSPSLSPDGKTAYFAYDGDIWKVDSNGGNASRITALDGEEINPRVSPDGKWLAFSSNQYGNYDVYVMPAEGGTIKQLTFHTGKDEIENWGWDSKTIYFTSSRNNNFGSFKTSIVGKTPQKLFNNYFNNTNGLAETPSGEYLFTNSSESANQVHRKHYKGENNPDILGFNPKNNTFKQYTNYEGKDFNPTVDKNGVIYFISDENNNEYNLYKIENGKKVALSQFSTSIKKPFVSADGSKVIFEKDYQLYTYDVATKNTKSLSISLNTNKTLEKEQNFMTENNISYYDVSPDGKKMAFVSRGVLFVSDIEGKFTQQISNGKERVMEVKWLKDNRTLLFNQTDKGYQNWFSISADGKGEVKQLTKDLRNNRNLTLNHDLTKGVYLSGRDEVRLIDLKNFNSTTIVNDEIWAFQNSIPSFSPNDEYVLFSAKRNFELDIFIYNIKKGQTINLTNTGVSEEDPYWSPNGKYIYFTSDRTSPSYPLGMQKSNIYRMALDWFDEPYKSEKFDKLFIEEKKETKTDEDKKDNKEKKGEKEEENKEKKEAKEPIVKELRVNPENALERIEMVTDRYGYQDDPIVFADDKKEILFFNSNQDNGKKQLFKKVFTDFEPAKSEKVFDKAASYMTKNDKNLFALIEGNIYKMTLAALKPEKISIQYTFDKNLASEFTQMFDEAWTGVEENFYDQKFHGIDWKAKKEQYARYLPYVNNRNDLRILLNDLLGELNSSHIGFASTGKEETRYLNYFTNETGIIFKKDEPYTVESIVRKSPAFRSGVDINPGDKLLTVNGKNVDSNENREAYFTSPKKQEELILSFSRSGKNITTKVHPVSNMELKGLLYDDWIFNNRQRVNTLSNNRIAYSYMKNMSTDELDHFLLDMVEQENRKDAVILDLRYNTGGNVHDKVLNFLAQKPYLQWKYREGKMTTQPNFAPSGKPIVLLINEGSLSDAEITAAGFKALKLGKIIGQDTYRWIIFTSSKGLVDNSSYRLPSWGTYTLDGQNLEKTGVKPDIYIKNSFMDRQLDNDPQLERAVQEILKDLK is encoded by the coding sequence ATGAGAAAAATTTTTGTTTCGGTATTAGCTGCTTTTGCCGCTATTCAGGTTTCAGCCCAGGAAAAGTCTTATTTTTTATCAAGTCCATCATTAAGCCCTGATGGAAAAACTGCTTATTTTGCTTATGACGGAGATATCTGGAAAGTAGATTCCAATGGTGGAAATGCTTCAAGAATTACCGCTTTGGACGGAGAAGAAATCAATCCACGTGTTTCACCTGACGGGAAATGGCTTGCATTCAGCTCCAATCAATATGGAAATTATGACGTTTACGTAATGCCTGCTGAAGGAGGTACGATCAAACAACTTACTTTCCATACCGGAAAAGACGAAATAGAAAACTGGGGATGGGATAGCAAAACCATTTATTTTACATCTAGCAGAAATAATAATTTTGGAAGTTTTAAAACGAGTATTGTAGGAAAAACCCCGCAAAAACTTTTTAACAATTATTTCAACAATACGAATGGGCTTGCCGAGACTCCTTCAGGCGAATATCTTTTCACCAATTCATCAGAAAGTGCGAACCAAGTTCACAGAAAACATTACAAGGGAGAAAACAATCCTGATATTTTAGGGTTCAACCCTAAGAATAATACCTTCAAACAGTATACAAACTACGAGGGGAAAGATTTCAATCCAACTGTAGATAAAAACGGGGTGATCTATTTTATTTCCGATGAAAATAACAATGAATACAATTTATATAAAATTGAAAATGGGAAGAAGGTAGCGCTAAGCCAGTTCAGCACTTCTATCAAAAAGCCATTTGTTTCTGCGGACGGATCTAAAGTAATTTTTGAAAAAGATTACCAACTTTATACGTATGATGTCGCTACAAAGAATACAAAATCACTGAGCATTAGCTTAAACACCAACAAAACACTGGAAAAAGAGCAAAACTTCATGACCGAGAATAATATTTCTTATTATGACGTTTCTCCAGATGGAAAAAAAATGGCCTTTGTAAGCAGAGGTGTTTTATTTGTTTCTGACATTGAGGGCAAGTTCACCCAACAAATTTCCAATGGGAAAGAACGCGTCATGGAAGTAAAATGGCTGAAAGATAACCGCACATTACTTTTTAATCAAACTGATAAAGGATATCAAAACTGGTTTAGCATTTCTGCAGACGGTAAAGGTGAAGTAAAACAATTGACAAAGGATTTGCGTAACAACCGTAATTTAACCCTTAATCATGATCTGACAAAAGGAGTGTATTTAAGTGGAAGGGACGAGGTAAGGTTAATAGATTTAAAAAATTTCAATTCTACCACGATCGTAAATGATGAAATCTGGGCTTTTCAAAATTCAATCCCTTCATTTTCTCCCAATGATGAATATGTACTATTCTCAGCAAAAAGAAATTTCGAACTGGATATTTTTATTTATAACATTAAAAAAGGTCAAACGATAAACCTTACCAATACCGGTGTTTCAGAAGAAGACCCTTACTGGTCTCCCAATGGAAAGTATATTTATTTTACCAGCGACAGAACCAGTCCGTCTTATCCTTTAGGAATGCAAAAATCCAATATTTACCGAATGGCGCTGGATTGGTTTGATGAACCCTACAAATCTGAAAAATTTGACAAGCTTTTTATTGAAGAGAAAAAAGAAACCAAAACTGACGAGGATAAAAAGGATAATAAAGAAAAAAAAGGTGAGAAGGAGGAGGAAAATAAAGAGAAAAAGGAAGCAAAGGAACCCATTGTAAAAGAACTAAGGGTTAACCCTGAAAATGCATTGGAAAGAATCGAGATGGTTACTGACAGATATGGATATCAGGATGACCCAATTGTTTTTGCAGATGACAAGAAAGAAATCTTGTTTTTTAATTCCAATCAGGATAACGGAAAAAAACAGCTTTTCAAAAAAGTATTTACTGATTTCGAACCTGCCAAATCTGAGAAGGTTTTCGATAAGGCGGCTAGCTATATGACCAAAAACGATAAAAATCTTTTTGCATTAATAGAAGGCAATATCTATAAAATGACACTGGCGGCTTTAAAGCCGGAGAAAATAAGCATCCAGTACACTTTTGATAAAAATCTGGCATCAGAATTCACTCAAATGTTTGACGAAGCCTGGACTGGTGTTGAAGAAAACTTTTATGATCAGAAGTTTCATGGCATTGATTGGAAAGCAAAAAAGGAACAATATGCCAGATACCTTCCTTATGTAAATAATAGAAATGATCTGAGAATTTTATTAAATGATCTTTTAGGTGAACTTAACTCTTCACACATCGGGTTTGCTTCTACCGGAAAAGAAGAAACCAGGTACCTGAATTATTTTACCAACGAAACCGGAATTATATTTAAGAAAGATGAACCTTATACCGTAGAAAGCATTGTTCGTAAATCTCCGGCATTCCGCTCAGGTGTTGATATTAACCCGGGAGACAAATTGTTGACTGTAAATGGGAAAAACGTTGATTCTAATGAAAACCGTGAGGCTTATTTCACTAGTCCAAAAAAGCAGGAAGAGTTGATCCTTAGCTTTAGTCGTAGCGGCAAAAACATAACCACCAAAGTGCATCCTGTCTCAAATATGGAATTAAAAGGATTGCTTTATGATGACTGGATCTTTAACAACCGTCAACGTGTTAATACTCTCAGCAATAACCGTATTGCTTATTCATACATGAAAAATATGTCTACTGATGAATTGGATCATTTTCTTTTAGATATGGTAGAGCAGGAAAACAGAAAAGACGCCGTCATTCTTGATCTCCGTTATAATACCGGTGGAAATGTACATGATAAAGTATTAAATTTCCTTGCACAAAAGCCTTATTTACAATGGAAATACCGTGAGGGAAAAATGACTACACAACCAAACTTTGCCCCTTCAGGAAAACCTATTGTTTTGCTTATTAATGAAGGTTCACTAAGTGATGCTGAAATAACTGCGGCTGGTTTCAAAGCTCTAAAACTGGGAAAAATTATTGGTCAGGATACCTATCGCTGGATTATCTTCACTTCATCAAAAGGTCTCGTAGATAACTCTTCTTACAGACTTCCTTCATGGGGTACCTATACTCTGGACGGGCAGAATCTGGAAAAAACAGGTGTAAAGCCGGATATTTATATTAAAAATAGTTTTATGGACCGTCAGTTGGATAACGACCCTCAACTGGAACGGGCAGTTCAGGAAATACTTAAAGATTTAAAATAA
- a CDS encoding MBL fold metallo-hydrolase, whose product MKVEQIYTGCLAQGAYYIVSENEAAIIDPLREVKPYLDRLEKDNVTLKYIFETHFHADFVSGHLDLSKKTGAPIIYGPTANPKFEAIIAEDFQVFKVGKAKIKVLHTPGHTMESTTYLLIDENGTETAIFTGDTLFLGDVGRPDLAQKATNLTQEDLAGILYDSLHSKIIPLDDTITVYPAHGAGSACGKNMQKETVDTLGNQKRTNYALNQPDKESFIREVLDGLTAPPKYFGMNVALNKGGYESIDTVMDKGLNPISVENFENFAEDSGALILDTRGAADFHKGFIPNSINIGLKGDFAPWVGTLIVDVKHPLLLVTDEGTEEEVITRLSRVGFDNVLGYLEGGFRSWKDSGKEIDEVKRISPAEFVEQFDDKATVVDVRKLTEYAAEHIDNAFNKPLDTISDWVSSINDSEHFFLHCAGGYRSMIAASILNSHGIRNFTEIEGGFNGIKKTEKLPTSDFVCQSKTL is encoded by the coding sequence ATGAAAGTTGAACAAATATATACGGGCTGTCTAGCTCAGGGAGCCTATTATATTGTATCAGAAAACGAAGCTGCAATTATAGATCCTCTAAGAGAGGTAAAACCATATCTGGATCGTCTTGAAAAAGATAATGTAACTTTAAAATATATTTTCGAAACTCACTTCCATGCTGATTTTGTTTCAGGGCATTTGGACTTAAGCAAAAAGACAGGAGCTCCAATTATTTATGGACCCACAGCTAATCCCAAGTTTGAAGCAATAATAGCTGAGGACTTCCAGGTTTTTAAGGTTGGAAAAGCAAAAATAAAGGTTCTTCATACTCCCGGCCATACCATGGAAAGTACGACTTATCTGTTAATAGATGAAAATGGTACAGAAACGGCAATTTTTACAGGAGACACCTTATTTTTAGGCGATGTAGGAAGACCCGATCTTGCTCAGAAAGCAACAAATCTTACCCAGGAAGACCTTGCTGGAATTCTCTATGACAGTCTCCACAGTAAAATTATTCCTTTAGACGACACCATTACGGTTTATCCTGCTCATGGAGCGGGCTCTGCCTGTGGAAAGAACATGCAGAAAGAAACAGTAGATACGCTTGGCAATCAAAAAAGAACTAATTACGCATTAAATCAACCCGATAAAGAATCTTTCATAAGAGAAGTATTGGATGGACTTACTGCTCCTCCCAAATATTTCGGGATGAATGTCGCTCTAAACAAAGGAGGCTATGAAAGCATAGATACTGTAATGGATAAGGGTCTGAATCCGATCTCTGTTGAAAATTTTGAAAATTTTGCAGAAGATAGCGGAGCTTTAATTTTAGATACAAGAGGTGCTGCTGATTTTCACAAAGGTTTCATTCCCAATTCTATAAATATAGGTTTAAAAGGAGATTTTGCCCCTTGGGTAGGAACATTAATTGTAGATGTAAAACATCCTTTGTTATTAGTTACAGATGAAGGAACGGAAGAAGAAGTAATCACCAGATTAAGCAGAGTAGGATTTGATAATGTTTTGGGATATCTTGAAGGAGGATTCAGATCGTGGAAAGATTCAGGAAAAGAAATTGATGAAGTAAAAAGAATCTCCCCTGCTGAATTTGTAGAACAGTTTGATGACAAAGCTACTGTAGTTGACGTCCGAAAACTTACTGAATATGCAGCTGAACATATTGATAATGCATTTAACAAACCATTAGATACAATTAGTGATTGGGTAAGCTCAATTAATGATTCCGAACATTTTTTCCTTCATTGTGCGGGCGGATATAGGAGCATGATTGCTGCAAGCATACTTAACTCACACGGAATAAGAAATTTCACTGAAATAGAAGGTGGATTTAACGGGATTAAAAAGACAGAAAAATTACCTACTTCAGACTTTGTCTGCCAGTCAAAAACGTTATAA